The genomic region GAGCTCGCGGCCTACGATGCAGTGCGGGACTGGGTGCTGTTACGCCGCACCCCGCTGCATTCCGCGCTGGATCCGGTGGAGATCGCAGCCCAATCCAAGTCCGATCCGCACAACGTTCACAATGCCCTGGTGAAGCTGACGGCCGAATCTCTGGTCACCCGGGGGGACAGGGGGGAATTCCTGCCCGCTCCCATCACCCGCCAGCTGACGGACAGCGTCTATGATGGCCGCCTCACGATCGAACTCGGCGTCCTCGCCAGCCACTTCAACAAGTTCTCCGACGAGGACCTGGCGGAACTGAGCCGCCTCACCGAGGAGCTTGCCGTGCTGCGCCAGGGTGGCAAGGAAGCGCTGGACACCTTCCTCAAGACGAACGCGAAGTACCACAATCGGCTCGTCAGCGTGGCAGGCTCCGCCCAGCTCACTGATGCGTTCCGCCGCCTGGGCATCGGCACGGTCTGGCGCGAGGCCCTTAACAGCGAAGAGTGGGCCCGGAAGATGGACCACAGCCACATCGTCGAGCTCACGGCGGCACTGAAGGACCGTGACCACGAGCGGGCGGCCGAGGCCCTCCGCCTGCACACCTCCTTCGGCAAGCAGCTGGCAAGCGACGTCATCGAGCGGCACGGCGGCGAGGTCTAAGCAACGGCTTCAAACCGCGACGGCGGGGCCGCACCCAGGGATTCCGATCCCGGTGGGTGCGGCCCCGCCGTCGTTCGCGCCTTTCCCAACTAGGTAGCAGCTCAGGCCGTTCTCAGCGCTGGGAACGCCATGAGCTGCTGCTTAGTGGGCATGCAGACAGCAAAAAGAGCGGGGAGGCCGCTCGGCCTCCCCGCTTCCTTCCCGTGGTCTGTCAGCGTATGGCCGGCATCCCAGCTGCGGCGTGCCGCAGGCGGGCCAGCTGCGGTACGTACGCGGCCAGCGCTTCGAACGCCGCCTGCTCGGTGTCGGGGGTGGTGGCTGCTGCTACATAGCGGTCTGGCCGCACCACGAGGGTCGTACCGCTCCCGGCGACAGCCGCGAACGCGCCGCTGGTGTCCGTGACGGCCGTGACGCCTGTCACCGCGAGGTGCGTGCCGTCGTCGTTCTCCACGGTGCCCAGCCGCCGGACCTCAAGGGGTGCGCGGCGATCGTAGGGGAAGTGCAGCAGTGCCCAGCCCGTACCGAGGACGGTGTCCAGCGGGACGGCGTCGCCGGTGGACAGCGCGACCTGCGGCTGGGAAACGGAGCGGCCCACCAGCGCGGCTGCCCACCTGGAACCTGCACTGCCCAGGTCCGCCACGCAGCCGTCGGTGAAGTGCGGCTGCTTGAGGAACTTCATGCCTGCGAGCCAGCCCTTGGCGGCGGGAACGATGCCGGACGCGGTGATGACCGCGTCACGGATGGCGGTCAGCACCGGGTTGACGTTCATCACGACGTTGCCGATCCGATGCGAG from Arthrobacter globiformis harbors:
- a CDS encoding flavin reductase; this translates as MNAHQVVPAAEIAVDPAVFRHVVGHFASGVTVITTVVDGAFYGTTASAVSSLSMEPPMMLACLNRSSSTHDAVLKAGIFGINILAEDQSDLAMKFGRKGGDKFDGVSVTLSSEGVPMLDGALATIVCRIAETPTGGTHTVFLGEVTDAKASTGEPLAYFRGAFGRLERVKELAAYDAVRDWVLLRRTPLHSALDPVEIAAQSKSDPHNVHNALVKLTAESLVTRGDRGEFLPAPITRQLTDSVYDGRLTIELGVLASHFNKFSDEDLAELSRLTEELAVLRQGGKEALDTFLKTNAKYHNRLVSVAGSAQLTDAFRRLGIGTVWREALNSEEWARKMDHSHIVELTAALKDRDHERAAEALRLHTSFGKQLASDVIERHGGEV